In Flavobacteriales bacterium, the genomic stretch CTCCTGAATAATTTTGAGGAATGTAAGATAAATCCAATTCAATATTATCTGAAATATTCGCTCCTAAACCAAATGTTGGAGCCATGTGTGTACGCTCTGGAGCCTCTGGACTCACATTATTTTCTTCTGTAGGAGTTTGATCGTGATAAACCCCTGCTCTAAAGTAAATTTTGTTCATTTTAAACTCAACCCCAAATCGATGTGCCGAAGCATTGGTCCAGTTTTTAGGTGTTTTAGAATCTGGTGTGGCTTCATTTTCAAAATCAAAAGCTAAAGTATCGTAACTCGACCAACCGTTTAATGCATAGTCGTATAAGAATGTGATTTCATTTTTTTCACTTAACTTATAATTTAGAGCTAAACCAGCTGTAGTCACACTTGGCAAACTTAATTTACCACTAAACTTGGTGCTTTCTGGAAAAGTTTCCAATAAAGAAGGTGGAATATCGGTAAAAGTTGCTGTCCCATCATCAATAGACAAATTAATTCCAGAACGATAATCTGCTCCAATGCTCAATGTCACTTTTTCTGTTTCTACCAGTTTAGAGAATAATCCAACATTAAAACTAAAGCTATTTGCTCCACCTTCTAATCTGGCTTTTCCATATTCGGCAGCACTTCCAGTAAGAGGTACAGCTTTTTCATAACTAAAAGCTCCTGTTGTATATACACCTCCTAATCCCACACTTAGCTTTTCGTGTATTTTATAGGCTACAGTAGGTTGAAACATAAAAGTTCTTAAACCTATATTTTGAACGATATATCTCCCTTGCCAATCATCCTCAAAAGAAGAGCTATTTCCAAACTGGTTATTTAAACCAAAACCTACAGATAATTTTTCTGTTAACTGACCACTGTAATAAAAGTAAATTGGAGTCGACATTTTAGTGGTTAAATCAATATTATCATAAGCCTCAGTTTGTAAAGATATCGAGGGATGAATGGTATTAAAACCTAAACTAAATTGATGTCCTCTATTGTTAACTAAACCACCTGGGTTAAAGAATGCTGTAGCTGGACCATGAGCCAAACCTACATAAGCTCCTCCTAATGCTACAGAACGAATCCCTTGAAGGTTGACTTGAAAGCCTCCTGCATAAGCCGCAAAACTTGATAACGCTAATACAGAAAAAAGTATTTTTTTCATAATATTTGAATAAAATTAAGTTCTCGAATATACAATAAAAAAATGAAGTTTAACTACCTATCTACCTAATCCTTATATTGATACCTCTTTATTATAGTTCGCCTAATGCCTCAATAACATCTTGAATAGAACCGTATGAATTTTGGAGACAGTCCTTAATTTCATCTTGTGTCTTCCAAGCCACTTCTGTAATTCCCTCTTCAATTTGAGGTTGAAATTGACCTTCTCCGTCATAACTCATCAAAAACCAATGATTTTCCTTTAAGACGTTTTTCCCTTTGTACTCATAAGTATGATAAGTAACCGATATTTTTTTTACTATTTTAGGCTGAACAATTCCGCACTCTTCTTCAACTTCCCTAATTGCACAAGCTTCAATAGTTTCATTGTTATCTAAGTGCCCCTTGGGTAAATCCCACTTTTCATTTCTATAGATCATTAACACGTTGCTTTTTTTGTTAAAAACAACTCCACCTCCTGCTATTCTATGTTGAAAATTGGATTTAAAAAATAACCACAATTCCTCTACATTTTCAGTAATAAAAACAAGTTTATCTATGTTTTGATCTTTAAAATCTAAAATTTTCGTTAAAACAACATTAAATTCCCCTTTTTGTACTTTGTATATTTTTGTTTGCTCTACAAAAATATTTTTAATTTCTGGGGCTTTTTTTGCAAAATAAACTGCTAATGAATCTATAAAAACTTTGTACATTTGCTTTATGAATAATAGAATTGAATCGGAGTTAAAGGTAGCAGAATTTTTGCTACAAATCAAAGCTGTAAAGCTAACGCCCTCGACACCAATAACTTGGGCTTCAGGATGGAAATCTCCAATCTATTGTGATAATCGCAAGACATTATCTTATCCACAAATAAGAACATACATTAGACAACAATTTGTTGACCTCATTACTGATGAATTTGGGAAACCTGATGTAATCGCTGGTGTTGCAACTGGTGGTATAGCAATGGGGGCCTTGGTAGCTCAAGATTTAGGTATTCCATTTGTTTATGTTCGTTCATCAGCTAAGGCTCATGGGCTAACTAATCAAATAGAAGGTGTTTTAGAGCAAGGACAATCTGTTGTGGTTTTAGAGGACTTAGTTTCTACAGGAAATAGTAGTTTAACTGCTGTAAAGGCTCTTAAAGAAGCTGGAGCTACCATAAAGGGTATGGCTGCTATTTTTACCTATGGGTTTGCTATAGCTGAAGAAAATTTTAAAGCTGCAAATTGTAAGTTAGCTACATTGACGAACTATGATAGCTTATTACAACAAGCATTAAACACTCGTTTTGTAAAAGACGAAGAAATTGATGCGCTAAAAGATTGGAGAAAATCCCCTAGTACATGGGACAAATAATTAGGACGAATAATTGATCATAAAAAAAAAGCTCAACTAATGTTGAGCTTTTTTTATGACTATTTTTATTAGAATTCCTCTCCTTTTACTGTTTTAATTTTATCTTGATGATTGTAATTATTAAGCCTTAAAGCTATTGACAGTGCTATTTCAGGCCATCTAGGCTCTGCTAATCGATATGAATATAAGGCTGCTGTTTCTACCCATGTCTCTCTTCTCATCGAGTTTAACGCATTTCTAAACTGTAGCGCTCCAGAAAGCCTGTTTTGCCAAAAATCTTTTTTAACAGCCAAATCCAGTGTAAAAAAACCATTTGTTCTTCCCTGTGCTGTTGCAATAGCACTGGTATACCTAGAAATAGCTTGAACTTTCCAATCTTTCTTTAAATTAAAGGTATTTGATAATCTAAGATTATATGAAAATGATTCTCTTTCAAACGTTTCATTACTTAATACTCCACTTATTTGATAGTAAAAACTATTGACTCCCAAATCTACTCCCCACCACTTTAGCAAGCGTTTTCTATAAGAAAGCTCAAGCCCTAATGAATTGGAAATTCCTGCATTAACTGGTCGCTTAATGATTACCGTAGAATCATACGCCTCTTGAATTCTTTCGATTGTATTTATTGTATTTCGATAATAAAGCTCCAATGAAAAACTTCCTTTTTTTAAATTTTTGATCCAGCCCAATTCATAGGATTGAATATATTCTGGTAATAAATCAGGGTTTCCCTGCCTAACAGTATAGGGATCTTCCCATGATATAAAAGGCTCTAAATTCCAGCTTCTTGGACGTTGTATTCTTCTTGAAAAATTAGCTTTTAATTGATCCTTTTTATTTAACTTATATGAAAAATGAGCTGAAGGAAACCAGTCTAATCGCTCTATATCAGTATTACTATTTAAAGTTTCCATATAAATATTTCTATCCGTATACTCTGACCTCAATCCGAACTGATACCCTAATTTAGATTGGTATTCACCACTATAGATTGCATACCCAGCATATACATTTTGGATATAATCCACATCTGTTGAAAACAGGGGTAACTTTACATATTCTCCTGTCGATGTATTTAACTCATAAGAGTCCTGATCGTCTTTATTATTTCCAAAATCTGATCTTAGCCCTAACTTAAATTTAGCTTTTCCTTTTAATGGTTTTTCGTAATCAACATTTACCCTATACATTTGAGAAGGCCCAACTTCTGTTGATTGATTCCCTTGGACTCTTAACTCATTTTCATCAAAACTTTCTGTAAGCGCATCCTCATCACCGTCATGTAAGTTATATACTGCTGTTACGTTAACTCGATGTTCTTTATCTCCTCCTATTAAATGTTCGTACCCTGCACTAGCTGTTGCTCCAAAAAACTGTCGCAAGGTTCTTTCTTTATTCGTATACTTATTGGTTAACATGTTATTACTATACTCCAAAAAGTCATAATTGGCAGCAGCATTAAACTGTCTTTGATTCCCATTCACTCCTAATGAAAATGAATTTTTTCTATTGGGACTCCATTCAAGAGCAGCATTTATACCATAGTTTGTACTAAAAAAACGATGCAATCCCTCTGAATTTACTTGTGATATATTTTCATCATAGGTAATAATTCTTTCTTGGGTAATGTCTCTATACCTATTACGATTTCTAAAATTCCCTCCTACATTCAATTTTATTTTATTCTTATTAACACTTACCAAAAAGTCTCCGCCATAATTGTTAAATGTTGCCCCATTCAAATTTATTAATGTGCTTATTCCTTCTAATTTATTCTTCTTTAGAATAACATTAATAATTCCACTTGTTCCTTCTGCATTATATTTAGCTGATGGATTGGTAATGATTTCTATATCTTTAATATTACTTGCAGGTATTAATTGTAATGCTTCTGAGGCTTCCAAAGGAGAGGGTTTATTA encodes the following:
- a CDS encoding outer membrane protein transport protein; this translates as MKKILFSVLALSSFAAYAGGFQVNLQGIRSVALGGAYVGLAHGPATAFFNPGGLVNNRGHQFSLGFNTIHPSISLQTEAYDNIDLTTKMSTPIYFYYSGQLTEKLSVGFGLNNQFGNSSSFEDDWQGRYIVQNIGLRTFMFQPTVAYKIHEKLSVGLGGVYTTGAFSYEKAVPLTGSAAEYGKARLEGGANSFSFNVGLFSKLVETEKVTLSIGADYRSGINLSIDDGTATFTDIPPSLLETFPESTKFSGKLSLPSVTTAGLALNYKLSEKNEITFLYDYALNGWSSYDTLAFDFENEATPDSKTPKNWTNASAHRFGVEFKMNKIYFRAGVYHDQTPTEENNVSPEAPERTHMAPTFGLGANISDNIELDLSYIPQNYSGETAAGTAGFEYKYNRSINVLSISATIKLKGKEKETEIK
- a CDS encoding NUDIX domain-containing protein; this encodes MYKVFIDSLAVYFAKKAPEIKNIFVEQTKIYKVQKGEFNVVLTKILDFKDQNIDKLVFITENVEELWLFFKSNFQHRIAGGGVVFNKKSNVLMIYRNEKWDLPKGHLDNNETIEACAIREVEEECGIVQPKIVKKISVTYHTYEYKGKNVLKENHWFLMSYDGEGQFQPQIEEGITEVAWKTQDEIKDCLQNSYGSIQDVIEALGEL
- the pyrE gene encoding orotate phosphoribosyltransferase, translating into MNNRIESELKVAEFLLQIKAVKLTPSTPITWASGWKSPIYCDNRKTLSYPQIRTYIRQQFVDLITDEFGKPDVIAGVATGGIAMGALVAQDLGIPFVYVRSSAKAHGLTNQIEGVLEQGQSVVVLEDLVSTGNSSLTAVKALKEAGATIKGMAAIFTYGFAIAEENFKAANCKLATLTNYDSLLQQALNTRFVKDEEIDALKDWRKSPSTWDK
- a CDS encoding TonB-dependent receptor; translation: MKKITVLFFLFSSLFMIGQRSGGPIKGKGGGEITGKVIDSETQKAMEYVTVALFKEKDSSLVTGQITDTKGEFYLKELPLGKYYLRFSFIGYKNTFKRNILLGPNQLNIDFNKVILSPDQEVLEDVEVIVDRPQIVYEIDKKVVNVEDMNTVASATAIEVLENIPSITVDMDGNVSLRGSAGFTLLIDNKPSPLEASEALQLIPASNIKDIEIITNPSAKYNAEGTSGIINVILKKNKLEGISTLINLNGATFNNYGGDFLVSVNKNKIKLNVGGNFRNRNRYRDITQERIITYDENISQVNSEGLHRFFSTNYGINAALEWSPNRKNSFSLGVNGNQRQFNAAANYDFLEYSNNMLTNKYTNKERTLRQFFGATASAGYEHLIGGDKEHRVNVTAVYNLHDGDEDALTESFDENELRVQGNQSTEVGPSQMYRVNVDYEKPLKGKAKFKLGLRSDFGNNKDDQDSYELNTSTGEYVKLPLFSTDVDYIQNVYAGYAIYSGEYQSKLGYQFGLRSEYTDRNIYMETLNSNTDIERLDWFPSAHFSYKLNKKDQLKANFSRRIQRPRSWNLEPFISWEDPYTVRQGNPDLLPEYIQSYELGWIKNLKKGSFSLELYYRNTINTIERIQEAYDSTVIIKRPVNAGISNSLGLELSYRKRLLKWWGVDLGVNSFYYQISGVLSNETFERESFSYNLRLSNTFNLKKDWKVQAISRYTSAIATAQGRTNGFFTLDLAVKKDFWQNRLSGALQFRNALNSMRRETWVETAALYSYRLAEPRWPEIALSIALRLNNYNHQDKIKTVKGEEF